The Halococcus hamelinensis 100A6 nucleotide sequence GGAGTCTCGTCGAGGATCCACTGTAGACGGATTCCTTGTCGAGAACGCGTTCTATCGCGTATTCGAGGTCCTCGAACGTGGTATCGTAGACGGACGCGTCCCGGAGGTTCATCTTCACGACGCCGTAGTTGTCGATTATCGACACGTGGTCCTGTTCCTCACTCACCAACCCGAAGTACTTCTCGCTTCGCTCGGTCGCTCGGAAGACGTTCAGCCCCTCTGTTTCACTGTCCTGATGGATCTCCGCTACGGTCGTACTGAGACTCGACGCCGCCTTCTCTTGAAGCTCTTCGTGAGAGACGCTCTCCTGCCCCATCGTTCGCGTCTGCAGTTCTGTCGACGCTTCGGCCTCCACGCGCAGCAGATTCTGAGAGTCATCGTACTCGATCGTGGTGTTGACGGTCTCTTGGTTCGCGCCCATACTCACGACCGAGTTGATGGCCTCCTGTCTGATCTTCTTGATCTCGGCTTCGGAGGGGTTCATCACGTTCCGTTCCACGACGTCCCGCACCATCGCCACGCCGACGCCAACGGTGCTGACGATCTCGTGGTTCGCCGCTAGACGGGTTTGGTAGTCGGAATTCTCGCCGAGATACGGGATCAGTGATCCGCACCCACCCCCACCACCGACGACCTCCAAGAGTGACTCGTCGAGGTCGTACTCGGCGATGATCTCGTCGATGACGGGCACGACCTTCCCGATACTGATGTCCAGTATCTGCCTCGCCGCGTCCTCGGGTGTGACGCCGAGTTCGTCGGCTAGCGGTTCGAACGCTTTTCGTGCCGCGACCGGGCTCCCCGCAGCGTAGGCGTCCTCGTCCAACATCTCGAGCAGATTCGCCGCACAGCTGGGTGTCAACGCGTATCTGTCCCCGTTCTCGACCTCTACGGCGACGTACTCCGAATCGCCTGGCTTCGGTTTCACCCGGACGAGTTTCGGATCGACGATATCGTCGGGGTCAGCGAACGTCGAGTAGGGGATATCCGCAATGTGCGCACTTCGAGGACCCGATTCGACGACCTCCCCACCCTCGACGCGGATCATCGACCCGCCCGCGACACCCTCGGTTCTGATGTCGAGGGTACGGAGGAAGGTCGAATGCCCACCGATCTCGGCGGACTTCCACTTCGGCTGGCCTTTTTCGATCACACTGATGTCGCTACTAGTCCCACCAACGTCGACGAATATCCCGTCGGTGACGTTTTCGTACATGAGTGCGCCAGCGACACCCGCTGCCGGCCCCGAGAGGATCGTCTGAATGGGACGGCTTCGCATCTCGTCGATCCCCATCACTCCCCCATCTGAGCGCATGATCATGAGGGGAGTGGTGATCCCGAAATCCGCCACACTCTCCCCGGTCGCCGTCGACGTCTTGACCATCCTGGGGAGGATGCTCGCGTTGACGACGGCGGTCCGCGTTCTGATCTTCAGTCCGTAGCGCTTGGAAACGACGCTCGCACCGATCGCCGGCAAACCGAACTCCTGGGCGATTTCCGTGACCTCCTCTTCTAACTGCGGATCGTCGACCCCGAACGCCTGACTGGAGACGACCGCTTCCACGCCGTTTCGCTCGAATTC carries:
- a CDS encoding hydantoinase/oxoprolinase family protein, whose amino-acid sequence is MSSVRVGIDVGGTFTDAVAIDSESYEVLAEVKVPTTHESDVGVADGIVEATSRILNTLSAEPSDVVFIAHGTTQATNALLEGDVSKVGILGLGKGIQGRRVRSETNVGDIALDDQQKIETEHDYLNVGDGLEEEAVIETLEEFERNGVEAVVSSQAFGVDDPQLEEEVTEIAQEFGLPAIGASVVSKRYGLKIRTRTAVVNASILPRMVKTSTATGESVADFGITTPLMIMRSDGGVMGIDEMRSRPIQTILSGPAAGVAGALMYENVTDGIFVDVGGTSSDISVIEKGQPKWKSAEIGGHSTFLRTLDIRTEGVAGGSMIRVEGGEVVESGPRSAHIADIPYSTFADPDDIVDPKLVRVKPKPGDSEYVAVEVENGDRYALTPSCAANLLEMLDEDAYAAGSPVAARKAFEPLADELGVTPEDAARQILDISIGKVVPVIDEIIAEYDLDESLLEVVGGGGGCGSLIPYLGENSDYQTRLAANHEIVSTVGVGVAMVRDVVERNVMNPSEAEIKKIRQEAINSVVSMGANQETVNTTIEYDDSQNLLRVEAEASTELQTRTMGQESVSHEELQEKAASSLSTTVAEIHQDSETEGLNVFRATERSEKYFGLVSEEQDHVSIIDNYGVVKMNLRDASVYDTTFEDLEYAIERVLDKESVYSGSSTRLPNIYLCYGSQMLDASGLSSREQIHSLIELELDGIEDDERIVILGQKP